A stretch of Rhizobium sp. TH2 DNA encodes these proteins:
- a CDS encoding helix-turn-helix domain-containing protein: MPKNGPNPIDVHVGARIRVRRMMLGQSQGKLAQGLGITFQQVQKYEKGTNRVGASRLQHIATLLGVPVSYFFAGEDSSLLAQPNGSASEDAIISFLSSRQGVELNTAFLKLDNTRVRQRVVQLVALIAKNEDGISGGEEGLAQV; encoded by the coding sequence ATGCCGAAGAATGGACCCAATCCAATCGACGTCCACGTTGGCGCACGTATTCGCGTACGGCGTATGATGCTGGGGCAGTCACAAGGAAAGCTGGCCCAGGGACTAGGCATCACGTTCCAACAGGTCCAGAAATATGAAAAAGGCACGAACCGTGTTGGGGCCAGCCGGCTGCAGCACATCGCGACGCTTCTCGGTGTCCCCGTCAGCTACTTTTTCGCTGGAGAAGACAGCTCGCTCCTGGCACAGCCCAATGGCAGTGCCAGTGAGGATGCCATCATCTCGTTTCTGTCCAGCCGCCAGGGCGTTGAACTCAATACGGCATTTCTCAAACTCGACAATACGAGGGTTCGCCAGCGCGTCGTCCAGCTCGTCGCGTTGATTGCCAAAAACGAGGACGGCATTTCGGGGGGCGAGGAGGGCTTGGCTCAAGTCTGA